A single region of the Aeromicrobium chenweiae genome encodes:
- a CDS encoding glycosyltransferase family 4 protein has product MTRVTVVLKTNEGGAWVLGQVAEMVRRGAHVTIVIPPGDGRLRRAVDAAGHPVAESPFDFSFRPAPATARGLWRLRKLVRATAPDVVFYHLYASALAARIASLGLRVRRVHMVAGPLYLENPVIRFVERFLCRLDHHLIAGSEFTATQYAALGMPADRLSYVPYGVDVQRFSRGVDSRDRLWGAGSGTFVAIMVAYVYAPKSSVFPGVGIKGHDLLLECWREFSAAHPDARLVLVGSGFDDEGERHRQGLIGRFELAADPTVSWLDSVTDVRPLYSSADVSISPSLSENHGAALEASAMGVPSIVSRAGGLPETVTPCSGWVVPVGDRDQLLAAMTEAWSRFETGSLAEMGRQARAHALDCFDLTRSTARVADIVLA; this is encoded by the coding sequence ATGACCCGGGTGACGGTCGTCCTGAAGACGAACGAGGGCGGCGCCTGGGTGCTGGGGCAGGTCGCGGAGATGGTCCGGCGCGGTGCGCACGTCACGATCGTCATCCCGCCGGGGGACGGCAGGTTGCGCCGCGCCGTCGACGCCGCGGGTCACCCGGTGGCGGAGTCCCCGTTCGACTTCAGCTTCCGGCCCGCACCGGCCACGGCTCGAGGGCTCTGGCGGCTCAGGAAGCTGGTGCGTGCCACCGCGCCCGACGTCGTGTTCTACCACCTGTACGCCTCGGCGCTGGCCGCTCGCATCGCCTCGCTCGGCCTTCGCGTCCGCCGGGTGCACATGGTCGCGGGGCCGCTCTACCTGGAGAACCCGGTCATCCGGTTCGTCGAGCGGTTCCTGTGCCGCCTCGATCACCACCTGATCGCGGGCTCGGAGTTCACCGCCACGCAGTACGCCGCGCTCGGGATGCCGGCCGACCGGCTCAGCTACGTGCCGTACGGGGTCGACGTGCAGCGGTTCTCGCGCGGCGTCGACTCCCGGGACCGGCTCTGGGGAGCCGGCAGCGGCACGTTCGTCGCGATCATGGTCGCCTATGTGTACGCACCCAAGAGCTCGGTGTTCCCCGGCGTCGGGATCAAGGGGCACGACCTCCTGCTGGAGTGCTGGCGCGAGTTCTCCGCAGCCCATCCCGACGCGCGGCTGGTGCTGGTCGGCAGTGGGTTCGACGACGAGGGCGAGCGGCACCGCCAGGGGCTCATCGGGAGGTTCGAGCTCGCCGCCGACCCGACCGTGTCGTGGCTGGACTCCGTCACCGACGTGCGCCCGCTCTACAGCAGCGCCGACGTGTCGATCTCGCCGTCGTTGTCGGAGAACCACGGCGCCGCGCTGGAGGCCTCGGCGATGGGGGTGCCGTCGATCGTCAGCCGGGCAGGAGGTCTCCCGGAGACCGTCACCCCGTGCTCGGGCTGGGTCGTCCCGGTCGGCGACCGCGACCAGCTGCTGGCAGCGATGACCGAGGCGTGGAGCCGCTTCGAGACCGGGTCGTTGGCCGAGATGGGGCGGCAGGCCCGTGCGCACGCGCTCGACTGCTTCGACCTGACCCGCAGCACGGCGCGGGTGGCCGACATCGTCCTGGCCTGA
- a CDS encoding NeuD/PglB/VioB family sugar acetyltransferase, with protein sequence MHDLVIIGCGGFGRESADVVDAINRSAPTWNLLGFVDDDPSAENVARVRRRGAALLGGLEAFSSRGRGVHYAIGIGDAPTRERVASVAEAAGMVPATLVHPWAAIGADADIGEGVVVCAYAQIGSDVSIGRHVHLDRASQIGHDCAVEDFVTVHPAAVVSGGCVLGPGAELGTGSTILPGTAVGAHAVVGAAACVVKDVPPGVTVKGVPAG encoded by the coding sequence ATGCATGATCTCGTGATCATCGGGTGCGGAGGCTTCGGGCGCGAGAGCGCCGACGTCGTGGACGCGATCAACCGGTCGGCACCGACGTGGAACCTCCTCGGCTTCGTCGACGACGACCCGTCGGCCGAGAACGTGGCCCGGGTGCGTCGCCGGGGAGCCGCCCTGCTCGGCGGCCTGGAGGCGTTCTCCTCCAGGGGACGCGGTGTCCACTACGCGATCGGGATCGGCGACGCCCCCACCCGGGAACGGGTGGCGTCCGTCGCGGAGGCCGCAGGGATGGTCCCGGCCACGCTCGTCCACCCCTGGGCGGCGATCGGCGCCGATGCGGACATCGGGGAGGGCGTGGTCGTGTGCGCGTACGCGCAGATCGGCTCCGACGTCTCCATCGGCCGGCACGTCCATCTCGACCGGGCGAGCCAGATCGGCCACGACTGCGCGGTCGAGGACTTCGTGACGGTGCATCCCGCGGCCGTGGTGTCCGGAGGATGCGTCCTGGGTCCGGGTGCCGAGCTCGGCACCGGCTCCACGATCCTGCCGGGGACCGCCGTCGGCGCGCACGCCGTGGTCGGTGCGGCGGCCTGCGTCGTGAAGGACGTCCCCCCAGGGGTGACGGTCAAGGGAGTACCTGCCGGATGA
- a CDS encoding sugar transferase, producing the protein MTRRTGYDTVKRLLDVVAASLLLVVTLPLQLVVALIVRTRLGRPVLFSQQRPGRDGEVFTLVKFRTMRPAGPGEDVRSDAERLTPAGARLRSLSLDELPTLLNVVRGDMSLVGPRPLLVDYLDRYTLRQARRHEVRPGITGLAQVSGRNALSWDDRLQLDVEYVDRCSLWLDLAILVRTVSAVAGRRGIAERGSATMSEFTGSGAPHA; encoded by the coding sequence GTGACGCGGCGGACGGGGTACGACACCGTCAAGCGCCTGCTGGACGTCGTGGCGGCGTCACTCCTGCTCGTCGTGACGCTCCCGCTGCAGCTGGTCGTCGCGCTGATCGTACGGACACGGCTCGGCAGGCCGGTGCTGTTCAGCCAGCAGCGCCCGGGGCGCGACGGCGAGGTGTTCACCCTGGTCAAGTTCCGGACGATGCGACCCGCCGGACCGGGCGAAGACGTCCGCTCCGACGCCGAGCGGCTCACCCCCGCGGGAGCCCGCCTCCGGTCCCTGAGCCTCGACGAGCTGCCCACGCTGCTCAACGTCGTGCGCGGGGACATGTCGCTGGTCGGGCCCCGTCCGCTGCTCGTGGACTATCTCGACCGGTACACCCTGCGGCAGGCGCGCCGCCACGAGGTGCGACCCGGGATCACGGGTCTTGCGCAGGTGTCCGGGCGCAATGCACTGTCGTGGGACGATCGGCTGCAGCTCGATGTCGAGTACGTGGACCGGTGCAGCTTGTGGCTCGACCTGGCGATCCTCGTCCGCACCGTCTCCGCAGTGGCCGGACGCCGCGGGATCGCCGAACGCGGCTCGGCGACGATGAGTGAGTTCACCGGGAGCGGAGCGCCACATGCATGA
- a CDS encoding DegT/DnrJ/EryC1/StrS family aminotransferase: MTRIHLSSPDITPGEEKRVVEAIRSGWVAPLGPEVDAFEQGMAERVGARHAVALNSGTAALHLVLVSWGVGPGDHVPTSTLTFAATANAITYTGATPVFVDSDPVTGNVDPALLDETITRLRAEGRNVPAIVPVDLLGRCADYPAIAAVAATHGVKVLSDAAESLGARSGDVLAGSSGDAAILSFNGNKIMTTSGGGMVLTDDETVADHVRHLSTQAREPAVHYEHREIGYNYRLSNLLAGLGNAQLERLDGMIARRREHRETYAELFADADGVEIFQREGDDADNCWLTAVLVDASTTGWTTGDLMGHLSSHDIESRPLWKPMHLQPVFATHPRAATGAAERLFGTGLSLPSGSALTPEELGRVTGAITEFLRAS, from the coding sequence ATGACGCGCATCCATCTCTCCAGCCCCGACATCACTCCCGGCGAGGAGAAGCGGGTCGTCGAGGCCATCCGGTCCGGCTGGGTCGCGCCCCTCGGCCCCGAGGTGGACGCCTTCGAGCAGGGCATGGCCGAGCGGGTGGGAGCGCGTCATGCGGTGGCCCTGAACTCCGGCACCGCGGCGCTGCACCTCGTCCTGGTGTCGTGGGGGGTGGGCCCCGGCGACCACGTCCCCACCTCGACCCTGACCTTCGCGGCCACCGCGAACGCGATCACCTACACCGGCGCCACGCCGGTGTTCGTCGACTCCGACCCCGTGACCGGCAACGTGGACCCGGCGCTGCTCGACGAGACGATCACCAGGCTCCGGGCCGAGGGCAGGAACGTGCCGGCGATCGTCCCGGTCGACCTCCTGGGCAGGTGCGCCGACTACCCGGCCATCGCTGCTGTGGCAGCGACGCACGGGGTCAAGGTGCTCTCCGACGCGGCCGAGTCGCTCGGCGCCCGGTCCGGCGACGTGCTGGCGGGTTCCTCCGGGGATGCAGCGATCCTGTCGTTCAACGGCAACAAGATCATGACGACCTCGGGCGGCGGCATGGTGCTGACCGACGACGAGACCGTCGCCGACCACGTGCGCCACCTGTCGACCCAGGCCCGCGAGCCGGCCGTGCACTACGAGCACCGGGAGATCGGCTACAACTACCGGCTCTCCAACCTCCTGGCCGGCCTCGGGAACGCCCAGCTGGAGCGGCTCGACGGCATGATCGCGCGCCGCCGGGAGCACCGCGAGACGTACGCGGAGCTGTTCGCCGACGCCGATGGGGTGGAGATCTTCCAGCGCGAGGGGGACGACGCCGACAACTGCTGGCTCACCGCGGTCCTCGTCGACGCGTCGACGACCGGCTGGACGACCGGCGACCTCATGGGGCACCTGTCGTCGCACGACATCGAGAGCCGGCCCCTGTGGAAGCCGATGCACCTGCAGCCGGTGTTCGCCACGCACCCGCGAGCCGCGACGGGTGCGGCTGAACGACTGTTCGGCACCGGGCTCTCGCTCCCGAGCGGATCGGCGTTGACCCCCGAGGAGCTCGGCCGGGTCACGGGGGCGATCACCGAGTTCCTGAGGGCGTCGTGA
- a CDS encoding nucleoside-diphosphate sugar epimerase/dehydratase — MNTPAIGIAPHPRVPVLMLLDTLAWFAAVYVAAAIRFSTLETRPVLRVSESGGGIPLYGVLIVAAIAVACHMAAAWRLRLPHGRAPLGSFEELFLLGSVLIGSGAVATAVNALIAQPFVPRTAPISAAFIALVFCGWPRALWRLLTSRSRPRAGETASADVIVVGAGDAGRELVRSMQHDPQQHWRPVAFVDDDRNKKHLRHRGVGVLGTTDQLGRVASRTGASTAIIAIPSATSTTISRINDVAVDAELDVKVLPTVDQLLLGVHHSVVRDLEPEDLLGRRPVSTDLESIAGYLAGKRVLVTGAGGSIGSELCHQIARFGPASLITLDRDESALHTLLLSMSGRADLESDHVVLADIRDARRIHRVFDQHRPQVVFHAAALKHVNMLERHAGEAVSTNVLGTLNVLEAAARIGTERFVNISTDKAADPVNVLGYTKRIAERLTASFAYRSPGIFLSVRFGNVLGTRGSVLRTFAAQIAAGGPVTVTDADVTRYFMTVNEAVQLVIQAAAIGRDGETLVLDMGDSVRIADVARQMIEQARKPVPVVLTGLKPGEKLHEVLFGSDEADVRPVHPLISHVHVPPVEPSSVRAMSTVDTNDAIVRDVASLCERRPRLAERRS; from the coding sequence ATGAACACACCGGCCATCGGCATCGCACCCCACCCGAGGGTTCCCGTCCTGATGCTCCTGGACACGCTCGCGTGGTTCGCGGCGGTCTACGTGGCCGCAGCGATCCGCTTCTCGACCCTGGAGACCAGGCCAGTCCTGCGCGTGAGCGAGTCCGGCGGCGGCATCCCGCTGTACGGCGTGCTGATCGTGGCGGCGATCGCCGTGGCGTGCCACATGGCTGCCGCATGGCGCCTGCGACTCCCCCACGGCCGGGCCCCGCTGGGCAGCTTCGAGGAGCTGTTCCTGCTGGGCAGCGTCCTGATCGGCTCGGGCGCCGTGGCCACCGCCGTGAACGCGCTGATCGCCCAGCCGTTCGTCCCCCGGACCGCGCCGATCAGCGCCGCGTTCATCGCGCTCGTCTTCTGCGGATGGCCCCGCGCGTTGTGGCGCCTGCTGACGAGCCGCTCCCGCCCCCGAGCCGGCGAGACCGCGTCGGCCGACGTCATCGTGGTGGGAGCGGGCGACGCCGGGCGCGAGCTGGTGCGGTCCATGCAGCACGATCCGCAGCAGCACTGGCGACCCGTCGCCTTCGTGGACGACGACCGGAACAAGAAGCACCTGCGCCACCGGGGCGTCGGCGTCCTCGGCACGACCGACCAGCTGGGCCGCGTGGCGTCCCGCACCGGCGCGTCGACCGCGATCATCGCGATCCCCAGCGCGACGTCCACCACCATCAGCCGCATCAACGACGTGGCCGTCGACGCCGAGCTCGACGTCAAGGTGCTGCCGACCGTCGACCAGCTGCTGCTGGGGGTGCACCACTCGGTCGTGCGCGATCTCGAGCCCGAGGACCTCCTGGGCCGCCGTCCGGTCTCGACCGACCTCGAGTCGATCGCGGGCTACCTCGCCGGGAAGCGGGTCCTGGTCACGGGCGCGGGCGGGTCGATCGGCTCGGAGCTGTGCCACCAGATCGCCCGGTTCGGACCTGCCTCGCTGATCACGCTCGACCGCGACGAGTCGGCACTGCACACGTTGCTGCTGTCGATGTCGGGTCGTGCCGATCTCGAGTCCGACCACGTCGTGCTCGCCGACATCCGCGACGCGCGCCGGATCCACCGCGTGTTCGACCAGCACCGGCCCCAGGTCGTCTTCCACGCGGCCGCGCTCAAGCACGTCAACATGCTCGAGCGGCACGCGGGCGAGGCGGTGAGCACCAACGTCCTCGGGACGCTCAACGTGCTCGAGGCAGCCGCGCGGATCGGCACCGAACGCTTCGTCAACATCTCGACGGACAAGGCGGCCGACCCGGTCAACGTGCTCGGCTACACCAAGCGCATCGCGGAGCGGCTGACGGCCTCGTTCGCCTACCGGTCGCCGGGGATCTTCCTCAGCGTCCGCTTCGGCAACGTCCTGGGCACGCGCGGATCCGTCCTGCGGACGTTCGCGGCGCAGATCGCGGCCGGCGGCCCGGTCACGGTGACCGACGCGGACGTCACCCGGTACTTCATGACGGTCAACGAGGCCGTGCAGCTCGTCATCCAGGCCGCAGCCATCGGACGCGACGGCGAGACCTTGGTGCTCGACATGGGCGACTCGGTCCGGATCGCCGACGTCGCCCGGCAAATGATCGAGCAGGCCCGCAAGCCGGTGCCGGTCGTCCTCACCGGTCTCAAGCCCGGCGAGAAGCTCCACGAGGTGCTGTTCGGCTCGGACGAGGCGGACGTCCGCCCCGTCCACCCGTTGATCTCGCACGTCCACGTGCCCCCTGTCGAGCCCTCGAGCGTCCGCGCGATGTCGACGGTCGACACCAACGACGCCATCGTGCGCGACGTCGCGTCGCTGTGCGAGCGACGGCCCCGCCTCGCCGAGCGCCGTTCATGA
- a CDS encoding polysaccharide biosynthesis tyrosine autokinase, giving the protein MGLQDYLRIFRDRWLTICATTIVAVLIALIVTASATPMYKSSSRLFVTTAQSGSSDAYQGGLFSQQRVKSYANLLTGEEISRRVVEKLNLDESPRSLSSRISASVQPDTVVLTISVVDPSPTQARRLAQATAQEFVTYVAELETTPGKSRPPVKASIVDRATTPAGAFSPRPLRNLAVALVLGLLAGCGLAVLRDRLDNRVRSEDDLAQATNGAPVLGNIHYDKQAVRSPLIRDLGSHDPRVEAFRVLRTNLQFINVDVAHKVFVITSAVPGEGKSSTACNLAESLASAGESVLLIEGDLRRPRATEYLGLENAVGVTTVLVGRVSFGQALQRAGDGFDLLASGRVPPNPAELLQSTAMLTVLHEARELYDVVLIDAPPLLPVTDAAVLATESDGALLVVRHNSTSRDQVGSSLARLESVGARLLGTIVTMSPRSRRASSAYGYGYGYGYEPDSGGEQDTDLERVARR; this is encoded by the coding sequence ATGGGACTGCAGGACTACCTACGGATCTTCAGGGACCGCTGGCTGACGATCTGTGCCACGACGATCGTGGCCGTGCTGATCGCCCTGATCGTGACCGCCAGCGCGACACCGATGTACAAGTCGTCGTCCCGCCTGTTCGTCACCACCGCGCAGTCCGGCAGCTCCGACGCGTACCAGGGCGGCCTGTTCTCCCAGCAACGCGTGAAGTCGTACGCCAACCTGCTGACGGGCGAGGAGATCTCGCGGCGGGTGGTGGAGAAGCTCAACCTCGACGAGAGCCCCCGGTCCCTGTCCTCGCGGATCAGCGCCTCGGTCCAGCCCGACACCGTCGTCCTGACGATCTCGGTCGTCGACCCGTCGCCGACCCAGGCGCGCCGTCTCGCGCAGGCCACGGCGCAGGAGTTCGTCACCTACGTCGCCGAGCTCGAGACGACCCCCGGGAAGTCCCGGCCTCCGGTGAAGGCCTCGATCGTCGACCGCGCCACGACCCCTGCGGGGGCGTTCTCGCCCCGCCCGCTGCGCAACCTCGCGGTGGCGCTCGTGCTGGGGCTGCTCGCCGGGTGCGGGCTGGCGGTGCTTCGCGACCGGCTCGACAACCGGGTCCGCTCCGAGGACGACCTCGCCCAGGCGACCAACGGGGCACCCGTGCTGGGCAACATCCACTACGACAAGCAGGCCGTCAGGTCGCCGCTCATCCGCGATCTGGGCAGCCACGACCCACGGGTCGAGGCCTTCCGCGTCCTGCGCACCAACCTGCAGTTCATCAACGTCGACGTCGCCCACAAGGTCTTCGTGATCACCAGCGCGGTGCCCGGCGAGGGCAAGTCGTCCACGGCGTGCAACCTGGCCGAGTCCCTGGCGTCCGCCGGCGAGAGCGTGCTCCTGATCGAGGGAGACCTCCGACGGCCACGCGCCACGGAGTACCTGGGGCTGGAGAACGCGGTGGGCGTGACGACCGTGCTCGTCGGCCGGGTGAGCTTCGGCCAGGCGCTCCAGCGGGCCGGCGACGGATTCGACCTCCTCGCGAGCGGTCGTGTCCCGCCGAACCCCGCCGAGCTGCTGCAGTCGACCGCGATGCTGACCGTGCTCCACGAGGCGCGCGAGCTCTACGACGTCGTCCTGATCGATGCGCCGCCGCTGCTCCCGGTCACCGACGCGGCCGTGCTGGCGACCGAGTCCGACGGGGCCCTCCTGGTCGTCCGCCACAACTCGACCTCGCGCGACCAGGTGGGCAGCTCCCTGGCTCGTCTGGAGTCCGTCGGCGCGCGGCTCCTCGGCACGATCGTCACGATGTCCCCCCGGTCCAGACGAGCCAGCTCCGCGTACGGCTACGGCTATGGCTACGGCTACGAGCCCGACAGCGGGGGTGAGCAGGACACGGACCTCGAGCGAGTCGCCAGGCGGTAG
- a CDS encoding DUF4012 domain-containing protein has protein sequence MRGPRRHRPRDGSPGRRRALFAGLGVLVLVVVGVGAVFTLQAVKAKQQLDLASGQATRLQAQVSAGDVASARATLRELQTSTASARSATHGVLWDAGSRVPLIGRNVEAAQTVSRVLARLAEDGLRPIVDAAGSIDARTFSPQDGRIDIAAIQRLGPALDTADRTLTWGRRQLSDVGTSGLVGPLKGPLADLESRIATAQSAASAGATATDVMPRMLGADGPRSYLLVVQNNAEVRSTGGLPGAFAVVRAEDGGVRITRHGAGSDFAPFDDPVVSLTGDERALYTRFLATFWSDANFTPDFPRTGQIMRAMYKEKFGTDVAGVISVDPIALSYLLRATGPITVDGGGPVDRRLSSTNVVEALLNKVYLRLPDDDAQDAYFTDAAESVFEEVTSGRVDAQALVRQLANASSENRLLVWSADPDEQAALTGTRVAGELPGDSGPTPHVGVYLNDSTATKLQYYLQHRTTMHAQSCTDGDVQTIETTTVLASSVPRRGAGLPTSVLGPSRDARRGAMRFNVRIYAPFGGSINEVSVDDELQTVLTASHHGRAVTIVPVRLRPGRTVTIRSVILSGRDQPDDPVLSFTPTVLREPNNRVIAAACGR, from the coding sequence ATGAGGGGTCCACGACGGCACCGTCCCCGTGACGGTTCGCCCGGACGGCGGCGGGCCCTGTTCGCCGGGCTGGGGGTCCTGGTCCTCGTGGTCGTGGGTGTGGGTGCCGTCTTCACCCTCCAGGCGGTGAAGGCCAAGCAGCAGCTGGACCTGGCATCAGGACAGGCCACCCGGCTGCAGGCCCAGGTGTCAGCGGGGGACGTCGCGTCCGCGCGTGCCACGCTGCGCGAGCTGCAGACGTCCACGGCCTCCGCCAGGTCAGCCACCCACGGCGTGCTGTGGGACGCCGGCAGCCGCGTCCCGCTGATCGGCCGGAACGTCGAGGCCGCCCAGACCGTCTCGCGTGTGCTGGCGAGACTGGCCGAGGACGGTCTGCGACCCATTGTCGACGCGGCCGGCTCGATCGATGCCCGGACGTTCAGCCCGCAGGACGGGCGCATCGACATCGCGGCCATCCAACGGCTGGGTCCGGCCCTGGACACCGCCGACCGGACCCTGACCTGGGGCAGACGCCAGCTCTCCGACGTGGGGACGTCCGGTCTCGTCGGGCCGCTCAAGGGGCCACTGGCCGATCTCGAGTCCAGGATCGCCACGGCCCAGTCGGCAGCATCGGCCGGCGCGACGGCCACCGACGTCATGCCCCGCATGCTCGGCGCCGACGGTCCCCGCTCGTACCTGCTGGTGGTGCAGAACAACGCCGAGGTGCGATCGACCGGTGGGCTGCCCGGCGCGTTCGCCGTCGTGAGGGCCGAGGACGGCGGCGTGCGGATCACGCGGCACGGGGCCGGCTCCGACTTCGCGCCGTTCGACGACCCGGTCGTCAGCCTCACCGGCGACGAACGCGCCCTCTACACGAGATTCCTGGCCACGTTCTGGTCGGACGCCAACTTCACGCCCGACTTCCCCCGCACCGGCCAGATCATGCGAGCGATGTACAAGGAGAAGTTCGGCACGGACGTGGCCGGCGTCATCTCGGTCGATCCGATCGCGCTGTCGTACCTCCTGCGCGCCACCGGGCCGATCACCGTGGACGGTGGTGGCCCGGTCGATCGCAGGCTGAGCAGCACGAACGTCGTCGAGGCGCTGCTGAACAAGGTCTACCTCAGGCTGCCGGACGACGACGCCCAGGACGCGTACTTCACCGACGCGGCCGAGAGCGTGTTCGAGGAGGTGACGTCCGGTCGGGTCGATGCGCAGGCGCTGGTGCGGCAGCTGGCCAACGCCTCGTCGGAGAACCGGCTCCTCGTCTGGTCGGCGGATCCCGACGAGCAGGCCGCGCTCACGGGCACCCGGGTGGCGGGGGAGCTGCCCGGTGACTCCGGGCCCACGCCCCACGTCGGGGTCTACCTGAACGACTCGACGGCGACCAAGCTCCAGTACTACCTGCAGCACCGGACCACGATGCACGCGCAGTCCTGCACGGACGGGGACGTGCAGACGATCGAGACCACGACCGTCCTCGCCTCGTCGGTGCCGCGGCGAGGCGCGGGGCTGCCCACCTCCGTCCTGGGCCCGTCGCGCGACGCCCGGAGGGGCGCGATGCGGTTCAACGTCCGCATCTACGCGCCGTTCGGCGGCTCCATCAACGAGGTGTCGGTCGACGACGAGCTGCAGACGGTGCTGACCGCCTCGCACCACGGGCGGGCCGTGACGATCGTCCCGGTGCGGCTCCGGCCCGGACGGACCGTCACGATCCGCTCGGTGATCCTGTCGGGCCGCGACCAGCCGGACGACCCGGTCCTGTCGTTCACGCCGACCGTGCTCAGGGAGCCGAACAACCGCGTGATCGCGGCCGCGTGCGGTCGTTGA